A single region of the Methylocystis echinoides genome encodes:
- the nifN gene encoding nitrogenase iron-molybdenum cofactor biosynthesis protein NifN, whose amino-acid sequence MARVTISKKACTVNPLKMSQPIGGALAFMGLSGCMPVLHGSQGCTSFGLVLFVRHFREAIPLQTTAMNEVATILGGLENIEQAILNIVKRANPSVIGICSTGVTETKGDDVEGYLKSFRKRHPELAELGIVYVSTPDFKDAFQDGFGKTVTKIIEAFVPEQTLTRRAPQRVNVLAGCHLTPGDIDELRDVIESFGLEPTFLPDISGSLDGHIPEDFTPTTLGGVTKEDVAEMGSAAWTIALGEQMREAAATLEARAGVPFELFDRLTGLAPNDAFVAFLSRISGRPVPRKLRRQRGQLVDAMLDGHFHFGGKRVAIGAEPDLLFALCQWLTEMGAEITAAVTTTTSPVLEKIMAEEVLVGDLEDLETRAKDCDLLVTHSHGRQAAERLQVPLYRMGLPMFDRLGAAHEVSVGYRGTRDLIFKIGNIFVNRVAEPNIDSWRQSNAGDDFQAGHAPDPISPPSSGH is encoded by the coding sequence ATGGCGCGAGTCACCATCTCCAAAAAGGCCTGCACGGTCAATCCGCTGAAAATGAGCCAGCCGATCGGCGGCGCCCTCGCCTTCATGGGCCTCTCCGGTTGCATGCCTGTGCTGCATGGCTCACAGGGCTGCACATCCTTTGGTCTCGTTCTTTTCGTGCGTCATTTCCGCGAGGCGATCCCGCTGCAAACGACAGCCATGAACGAAGTGGCGACCATTCTGGGTGGATTGGAGAATATCGAACAGGCGATACTGAACATCGTCAAGCGCGCCAATCCCAGCGTCATCGGCATTTGCTCGACCGGCGTCACGGAAACCAAGGGCGACGACGTCGAAGGCTACCTCAAATCGTTCCGCAAGCGTCACCCTGAACTCGCGGAGCTCGGCATCGTTTATGTTTCGACGCCCGATTTCAAGGACGCCTTCCAGGATGGCTTCGGCAAGACCGTCACGAAGATCATTGAGGCTTTCGTGCCCGAGCAGACGCTCACGCGTCGCGCCCCGCAGCGAGTCAACGTCCTGGCAGGCTGTCATCTGACGCCCGGCGATATTGACGAATTGCGCGACGTCATCGAATCCTTTGGCCTTGAACCGACGTTCCTGCCAGATATTTCCGGCTCGCTCGACGGACATATACCGGAGGATTTCACGCCAACGACGCTTGGCGGCGTCACGAAGGAAGACGTCGCCGAAATGGGCTCGGCCGCGTGGACGATCGCCCTCGGCGAACAGATGCGGGAGGCCGCAGCCACTCTCGAAGCGCGCGCCGGCGTTCCTTTCGAGCTGTTCGACCGGCTCACCGGCCTGGCGCCCAATGACGCATTTGTCGCCTTTCTGTCGCGCATCAGCGGGCGTCCGGTTCCCCGGAAGCTGCGCCGACAGAGGGGCCAACTCGTCGACGCCATGCTCGATGGACATTTTCATTTTGGCGGCAAGCGCGTTGCGATCGGGGCTGAACCGGACCTTCTGTTCGCGCTTTGCCAATGGTTGACGGAAATGGGCGCCGAAATCACGGCCGCGGTCACGACCACGACGTCCCCCGTGCTCGAAAAGATCATGGCTGAGGAAGTGCTGGTCGGCGATCTGGAAGATCTCGAGACGCGCGCGAAGGACTGTGATCTCCTTGTGACCCATTCGCACGGGCGGCAGGCGGCCGAACGACTGCAGGTTCCACTTTATCGGATGGGCCTCCCCATGTTCGACCGCCTTGGCGCCGCTCACGAAGTCAGCGTCGGCTATCGCGGGACGCGTGACCTGATCTTCAAGATTGGCAACATCTTTGTCAATCGCGTGGCGGAGCCGAACATTGATAGCTGGCGGCAATCCAACGCTGGCGACGACTTCCAGGCCGGGCACGCGCCCGATCCAATCTCGCCGCCTTCCAGCGGACACTGA
- the nifX gene encoding nitrogen fixation protein NifX produces the protein MKVAFATQDLERVDAHFGWAKNIAIYDLSPDSYTFVEAVQFAGDLQEDGNEDKLQPKLEAIKDCAILYVAAIGGSGAARVVAQNIHPMKVAQPEKITDLLEKLRVVLNGAPPPWLRKILSKSGERNFDFQEESENV, from the coding sequence ATGAAAGTAGCTTTCGCCACTCAGGACCTCGAAAGGGTCGACGCGCATTTCGGCTGGGCGAAGAACATCGCCATCTACGATCTCTCGCCGGATTCCTACACTTTCGTTGAGGCTGTTCAATTCGCCGGCGACCTGCAGGAAGACGGCAATGAGGACAAGCTTCAACCGAAGCTCGAAGCGATCAAGGATTGCGCGATCCTCTATGTCGCCGCCATCGGCGGATCGGGCGCGGCGCGCGTGGTCGCGCAGAACATTCACCCCATGAAAGTGGCCCAGCCCGAGAAGATCACCGATCTCCTGGAGAAGCTCCGCGTCGTCCTCAACGGCGCCCCGCCGCCCTGGCTGCGCAAGATTCTCTCAAAGAGCGGCGAGCGCAACTTTGATTTCCAAGAGGAGAGCGAAAATGTCTGA
- a CDS encoding NifX-associated nitrogen fixation protein, with protein MSEAVAEVASKPEETLFIKELIKVWRAQDTHGTWEKKSDVSLLDPYIVTKEQRREIPIIGDPDPEILWRLELFYNAVGLAIERRTGCMVQPMMKMSHEGFGRLILTTGRLIVVNKHLRDVHRFGFESLEKLAAEGTKFVDAGVEMIEKFPEVARY; from the coding sequence ATGTCTGAAGCCGTCGCGGAAGTCGCGAGCAAACCCGAAGAGACTCTCTTCATCAAGGAGCTGATCAAGGTCTGGCGCGCCCAGGACACTCACGGAACATGGGAAAAGAAGAGCGACGTGAGCCTGCTCGATCCCTACATCGTGACCAAGGAGCAGCGCCGGGAAATCCCCATCATCGGAGACCCGGACCCTGAAATCCTCTGGCGTCTCGAACTCTTCTACAATGCCGTCGGTCTTGCGATCGAACGCCGGACCGGCTGCATGGTTCAGCCGATGATGAAGATGAGCCACGAAGGCTTCGGCCGCCTGATTCTGACGACCGGCCGTCTGATCGTTGTCAACAAGCATCTGCGCGACGTGCACCGGTTCGGCTTCGAGTCTCTCGAGAAGCTTGCGGCCGAGGGCACGAAATTCGTCGACGCCGGCGTCGAGATGATCGAGAAATTCCCCGAGGTGGCCCGCTACTAA
- a CDS encoding CCE_0567 family metalloprotein, with protein sequence MSSVDELKAEIKKLSAKAMNMKMNLHDLSEELPVNWTTVVTVAQETYDAYAALEAARKRLKELEAA encoded by the coding sequence ATGAGCAGCGTCGATGAACTCAAGGCCGAGATCAAGAAGCTTTCGGCCAAGGCGATGAATATGAAGATGAACCTGCATGACCTGTCGGAGGAATTGCCGGTCAACTGGACGACGGTCGTCACTGTCGCGCAGGAAACCTATGACGCCTATGCGGCGCTCGAGGCCGCGCGCAAGCGACTCAAAGAACTCGAGGCGGCGTGA
- the fdxB gene encoding ferredoxin III, nif-specific has protein sequence MSEFKTRAGSPYTPLYLTDINGETCIGCGRCFKVCPQGVMALYGVNDEGEILGIVTDDDDDDFDGDLNRKIMKVENAGACIGCNACARVCPKNCQTHVPADQVAA, from the coding sequence ATGTCAGAATTCAAAACCCGCGCCGGGTCACCCTACACGCCGCTGTACCTTACCGATATCAATGGCGAAACCTGCATCGGTTGCGGTCGATGCTTCAAGGTCTGTCCGCAAGGCGTCATGGCGCTGTATGGCGTCAATGACGAAGGCGAGATTCTCGGCATCGTCACCGACGACGACGATGACGATTTCGACGGCGATCTCAATCGCAAGATCATGAAGGTGGAGAACGCCGGCGCGTGCATTGGCTGCAACGCCTGCGCGCGAGTCTGCCCGAAGAACTGCCAGACGCATGTTCCGGCGGATCAGGTCGCGGCCTGA
- a CDS encoding nitrogen fixation protein NifQ has product MDAKTAPTAESIYVSILSEPTSLATAHPFAAHVLACALTMGVMESLETGATISCALGLDRRALNQLTLQWAPAARDLFDLVREPQDCARDEEEEQLHRLLTRFRADPSPLCAWMTAIVARRAMSPRHLWQDLGLLERSELTRLMNEWFPTLAAANTDNMKWKKFFYRKLCELEGFSLCVAPTCGECGDFDNCFGEEHGASALARLTRR; this is encoded by the coding sequence GTGGACGCGAAGACGGCGCCCACCGCCGAGTCCATTTATGTGTCGATACTGTCCGAGCCGACCAGTCTCGCGACCGCTCATCCTTTTGCGGCGCATGTCCTCGCCTGCGCGCTGACCATGGGCGTGATGGAATCCCTCGAGACAGGCGCGACGATCTCCTGCGCGCTCGGGCTCGACAGGAGGGCGCTGAATCAGCTGACCCTGCAATGGGCGCCCGCCGCGCGCGACCTCTTCGATCTGGTCCGGGAGCCGCAGGACTGCGCGCGGGACGAGGAAGAAGAGCAACTCCACCGGCTGCTCACCCGCTTTCGCGCCGACCCCTCGCCGCTTTGCGCCTGGATGACCGCCATTGTGGCGCGCCGCGCCATGTCGCCGCGTCACTTATGGCAGGATCTGGGTCTCCTCGAGCGAAGCGAACTGACCCGGCTCATGAATGAATGGTTTCCGACGCTCGCCGCGGCGAACACGGACAATATGAAGTGGAAGAAGTTTTTCTATCGCAAACTCTGTGAGCTCGAAGGCTTCTCCCTCTGCGTGGCGCCGACCTGCGGCGAATGTGGCGACTTCGACAATTGCTTTGGCGAAGAGCATGGCGCAAGCGCCCTCGCCCGTTTGACGCGTCGCTAG
- a CDS encoding HesB/IscA family protein: protein MIQLTDSAVTAVRSAMAGAGQEVEGLRIMVEAGGCAGLKYMMGLVNEIDPNDHVFENDGVKIFIEEGSLSFLDGTKIDFVIGLEGSGFTFDNPQAKSSCSCGKSFG from the coding sequence ATGATCCAGTTGACGGATAGCGCGGTCACTGCGGTTCGCTCTGCGATGGCCGGCGCCGGACAGGAAGTCGAGGGACTGCGCATCATGGTGGAGGCCGGCGGTTGTGCGGGCCTGAAATACATGATGGGCCTCGTCAACGAAATCGATCCGAACGATCACGTCTTCGAGAACGACGGCGTGAAGATTTTCATCGAAGAAGGATCACTTTCCTTCCTCGATGGCACGAAGATTGACTTCGTCATTGGTCTCGAGGGTTCGGGATTCACTTTCGACAATCCGCAAGCCAAATCCAGCTGTTCCTGCGGAAAATCTTTTGGCTGA
- the nifU gene encoding Fe-S cluster assembly protein NifU encodes MWDYSDKVKDYFFNPKNAGVLGEANAVGEVGAISCGDALKLMLKVDPDTEVIQEAKFQTFGCGSAIASSSALTELIIGKTLQEAVTLTNQDIADFLGGLPPEKMHCSVMGYEALQAAIANFRGEEWHDDHEEGALVCKCFGVDEGMIERAIRMNKLTSIEQVTDYTKAGGGCLTCFDKLEEVLAKVNAELVAEGILADHEAYRTGVVDAAEIKAKAKAKKEAERDAAPPTSPLTPASPLPPPSAGLTNLKKMRLIEEAIEEMRPFLRKDGGDCELIDVDGSNVLVSLTGACTGCQMASVTISGIQERLIAKLGMPIRVIPVKSHVH; translated from the coding sequence ATGTGGGACTATTCGGACAAGGTCAAGGATTACTTCTTCAACCCCAAGAACGCGGGCGTTCTCGGCGAGGCGAATGCGGTCGGCGAGGTTGGCGCGATCTCCTGCGGCGACGCGCTGAAATTGATGCTCAAGGTCGATCCGGACACTGAAGTGATCCAGGAGGCGAAATTCCAGACCTTTGGTTGCGGATCGGCCATTGCCTCATCCTCCGCGCTCACGGAACTCATCATCGGCAAGACGCTTCAGGAGGCTGTTACCCTCACCAATCAGGACATTGCTGATTTTCTCGGCGGCCTGCCGCCGGAAAAGATGCATTGCTCGGTGATGGGATACGAGGCGCTCCAGGCTGCGATCGCCAATTTCCGCGGCGAGGAGTGGCACGACGACCATGAAGAGGGCGCTCTGGTCTGCAAATGCTTCGGCGTCGATGAAGGCATGATCGAGCGCGCCATTCGCATGAACAAGCTGACGTCGATCGAACAGGTGACGGACTACACGAAAGCCGGCGGCGGTTGCCTGACCTGCTTCGACAAGCTCGAAGAAGTGCTTGCAAAGGTGAATGCGGAGCTTGTCGCCGAGGGGATTCTCGCCGATCACGAAGCCTATCGCACCGGCGTCGTGGACGCCGCCGAAATCAAGGCGAAGGCGAAGGCCAAGAAGGAGGCCGAGCGTGACGCCGCGCCGCCGACTTCGCCATTGACTCCCGCCTCTCCCCTGCCCCCGCCCTCAGCCGGATTGACCAATCTGAAGAAGATGCGGCTGATCGAGGAAGCGATCGAGGAGATGCGTCCGTTCCTGCGCAAGGACGGCGGCGACTGTGAGCTTATCGACGTCGACGGGTCGAATGTGCTCGTCAGCCTGACGGGCGCCTGCACAGGCTGCCAGATGGCGAGCGTCACCATCTCCGGCATTCAGGAGCGCCTGATCGCCAAGCTCGGCATGCCCATCCGTGTCATCCCCGTGAAATCCCACGTCCACTGA
- the nifS gene encoding cysteine desulfurase NifS codes for MRPVYLDNNATTRVDPLVVDAMLPFFTEQFGNPSSIHSFGASVGASVKKARQQLQQLLGAEHDHEIIYTASGTESDNTAILSALEAMPGRTEIITSAVEHPAVLALCQYLEKAGRAKVHYIGVDSLGRLDLEAYRAALSDKVALVTFMWANNETGTIFPVEALAELAKEVGALFHTDAVQAVGKVPITLKGSAIDMLSLSGHKLHAPKGVGALYVKRGARFKPLLRGGHQERGRRAGTENTPGVIGLGKAAELAIAHMADEQTRVKALRDRLESAILQRVPNCFVNGDPRERLPNTTNIAFEYVEGEAILLHLTRQGIAASSGSACTSGSLEPSHVMRAMNVPFTAAHGSIRFSFSRDNVPEDVDQVIEVLPKILENLRELSPFWAGANKGPNAFNPVYA; via the coding sequence ATGCGCCCTGTCTATCTCGACAATAATGCGACGACGCGAGTCGATCCCCTGGTGGTCGACGCCATGCTGCCTTTCTTCACGGAACAGTTCGGCAATCCGTCCTCGATCCACTCCTTCGGCGCAAGCGTCGGCGCTTCGGTGAAGAAGGCGCGTCAGCAGTTGCAACAGCTCCTCGGCGCCGAACATGATCACGAGATCATCTATACGGCAAGCGGCACGGAATCGGACAACACCGCGATCCTGTCGGCGCTGGAGGCGATGCCGGGCCGCACGGAAATCATCACCAGCGCCGTGGAGCATCCCGCGGTTCTGGCGCTGTGCCAATATCTCGAAAAGGCAGGCCGTGCGAAGGTTCATTACATCGGCGTCGACTCTCTCGGTCGGCTCGATCTCGAGGCCTATCGCGCCGCCCTCAGCGACAAGGTGGCGCTTGTCACCTTCATGTGGGCGAACAACGAGACGGGAACGATCTTCCCGGTCGAGGCGCTCGCGGAACTGGCGAAGGAAGTCGGCGCGCTGTTTCATACGGATGCCGTGCAGGCCGTCGGCAAGGTGCCGATCACGCTCAAGGGCAGCGCCATCGACATGCTGTCCCTCTCGGGCCACAAGCTGCATGCGCCCAAGGGCGTCGGCGCGCTCTACGTCAAGCGCGGCGCGCGTTTCAAACCGCTGCTGCGCGGCGGTCACCAGGAACGCGGCAGGCGCGCGGGCACCGAAAACACGCCCGGCGTCATCGGCCTCGGCAAGGCGGCGGAACTCGCCATCGCGCATATGGCGGACGAACAGACGCGGGTGAAGGCGCTGCGCGACAGACTCGAGTCCGCTATCCTCCAGCGCGTTCCCAATTGCTTCGTCAATGGCGATCCGCGCGAGCGCCTGCCGAACACGACCAACATCGCTTTCGAATATGTGGAAGGCGAGGCCATTCTCCTTCACCTCACACGCCAGGGCATTGCCGCTTCTTCCGGCTCCGCCTGCACCTCCGGCTCGCTCGAGCCGTCGCATGTGATGCGGGCGATGAATGTGCCCTTCACCGCCGCGCATGGCTCGATCCGCTTCTCCTTCTCGCGGGACAATGTGCCGGAGGATGTCGATCAGGTGATCGAGGTCTTGCCGAAGATCCTCGAAAACCTGCGCGAATTGTCGCCTTTCTGGGCGGGCGCCAACAAGGGACCCAACGCCTTCAACCCCGTTTATGCGTGA
- the nifV gene encoding homocitrate synthase: protein MNADHPRIYLNDTTLRDGEQAPRVAFTPRDKVVIARALVEAGVDEIEVGTPAMGRDEIEAIAGVVAEALPCRVMAWCRLSKSDVDAALDAGVSHVNISAPMSRLQMSVKLNADLHTVAERVRMVVSYAREKGLTVALGGEDSSRADPRDIGVILRAATQAGAWRFRFADTLGVLDPFSTFEAITRIRQETDLPIEFHGHDDVGLATANTLAAVRAGATHASVTVLGLGERAGNAALEEVAVALGHVARGRSNVSIDKLHRLAKLVAVAARRRIGRAKAVVGADVFTHESGIHVAALLKDARTYQGIDPARLGRKNTIVLAKHSGVSALKRKCAELGFDIDRDLATALLSQIRQRANEKAAPMTRRELQSFFKSACGRTS, encoded by the coding sequence GTGAACGCCGACCATCCTCGGATTTATCTCAACGACACGACGCTGCGGGACGGCGAGCAGGCGCCGCGCGTCGCCTTCACGCCGCGCGACAAGGTTGTCATCGCCCGGGCGCTTGTCGAAGCGGGCGTCGATGAGATCGAGGTTGGGACGCCGGCGATGGGCCGCGACGAAATCGAGGCGATCGCCGGCGTGGTCGCCGAGGCGCTGCCCTGCCGGGTGATGGCGTGGTGCCGGCTGAGCAAGTCCGACGTTGACGCGGCGCTCGACGCGGGCGTCTCGCACGTCAACATCTCCGCCCCTATGTCGCGGCTGCAGATGTCCGTCAAGCTGAACGCGGACCTTCATACCGTCGCGGAACGTGTGAGGATGGTTGTCTCCTATGCGCGAGAGAAGGGTTTGACCGTCGCTTTGGGCGGCGAGGACTCTTCCCGGGCGGACCCTCGCGACATAGGAGTCATTCTGCGCGCCGCGACACAGGCGGGCGCATGGCGGTTTCGCTTCGCCGACACGCTCGGCGTGCTCGACCCCTTCTCCACTTTCGAGGCGATCACGCGGATCAGGCAGGAAACAGATCTGCCGATCGAATTTCATGGCCACGATGATGTCGGGCTCGCAACCGCAAATACGCTCGCCGCGGTTCGCGCCGGCGCCACCCATGCGTCGGTCACGGTTCTCGGCCTCGGCGAGCGCGCCGGAAACGCCGCCCTGGAGGAGGTTGCCGTCGCGCTCGGTCACGTCGCGCGCGGCCGCAGCAATGTCTCGATCGATAAGCTTCATCGCCTCGCGAAGCTGGTCGCCGTCGCCGCGCGCCGGCGCATCGGACGCGCCAAGGCTGTTGTCGGCGCCGATGTCTTCACCCATGAGTCCGGCATCCATGTCGCGGCGCTCCTGAAGGATGCGCGCACCTATCAGGGCATCGATCCCGCGCGGCTGGGCCGCAAGAACACAATCGTTCTCGCCAAGCATTCGGGCGTGAGCGCGCTCAAGCGCAAATGCGCCGAACTTGGATTTGACATCGATCGCGACCTGGCGACCGCCCTGCTCTCGCAGATCAGACAGCGCGCCAACGAAAAGGCGGCGCCGATGACGCGTCGGGAATTGCAAAGCTTCTTCAAGAGCGCATGCGGGAGAACGTCATGA
- the cysE gene encoding serine O-acetyltransferase, with protein MTLADAAAMAHAPARWTLFSRVRGDVVCVLQRDPAARNALEVALLYPGVHALVIYRLANCLWRRGFKFPARFLSWFGRLVTNIDIHPGAAIGERLFIDHGAGVVIGETAVIGNDVTLYHGVTLGGTSWSSGKRHPTIDNGVLVGAGAKILGPITVGARARVGANSVVIEDVAPEMTVVGIPARIVKIERRRTGPDGRIDLEHHLIPDPVGDAISVLIDRIDFLEARLAHLQGRRLDASSRNNGKEHRP; from the coding sequence ATGACCCTCGCCGACGCCGCCGCCATGGCCCACGCGCCCGCAAGATGGACCCTCTTCAGCCGCGTGCGCGGCGATGTGGTCTGCGTGCTGCAACGCGATCCGGCCGCCCGCAACGCGCTCGAAGTGGCGCTGCTCTATCCCGGCGTTCACGCCCTCGTGATTTACCGGCTCGCCAATTGCCTCTGGCGGCGCGGATTCAAGTTTCCGGCGCGGTTCCTCTCCTGGTTCGGCCGGCTGGTCACCAATATCGACATTCATCCCGGCGCCGCCATTGGCGAACGCCTGTTCATCGATCACGGCGCGGGGGTCGTCATCGGGGAGACAGCGGTGATCGGGAATGACGTGACGCTCTATCACGGCGTCACGCTCGGCGGCACGTCATGGTCATCCGGCAAGCGCCATCCCACGATCGACAACGGCGTTCTGGTTGGCGCGGGCGCGAAGATTCTCGGCCCGATCACGGTCGGCGCGCGGGCGAGGGTCGGCGCGAACTCCGTCGTCATCGAAGACGTCGCGCCGGAAATGACCGTCGTTGGCATACCGGCCCGCATCGTCAAGATCGAACGGCGACGCACGGGTCCGGACGGCCGGATTGATCTCGAACATCATCTCATTCCGGATCCGGTGGGCGACGCCATCTCCGTCCTCATCGACCGCATCGACTTTCTCGAGGCGCGACTGGCGCATCTTCAGGGACGCCGACTCGACGCCAGCTCGAGAAACAATGGAAAGGAGCACAGGCCATGA
- the nifW gene encoding nitrogenase stabilizing/protective protein NifW, with protein MSVFDELRKLSSAEDFFETLGVDYDPAVVRVARLHILRRMGEYLAKNELDGATDDEARAACQETLSRAYEDFVASSPIAERVFKVHKDAVKPKAEPAKPFVPLTTLTGNPG; from the coding sequence ATGAGCGTGTTCGACGAATTGCGCAAGCTTTCCTCTGCGGAGGATTTCTTCGAGACGCTCGGGGTCGATTACGATCCGGCCGTCGTCCGTGTCGCGCGTCTGCATATCCTGCGGCGGATGGGCGAATATCTCGCGAAAAACGAACTGGACGGCGCGACGGACGACGAGGCCCGCGCAGCCTGCCAGGAGACGCTCTCCCGAGCCTATGAGGATTTCGTCGCCTCTTCGCCGATCGCGGAGCGCGTGTTCAAGGTGCACAAGGACGCCGTGAAGCCCAAGGCGGAGCCGGCGAAGCCCTTCGTCCCCCTCACGACGCTGACCGGCAATCCCGGCTGA
- a CDS encoding electron transfer flavoprotein subunit beta/FixA family protein yields the protein MKILVCIKQVPDSAQIRVHPVTNTIMRQGVPTIINPYDLFSLEEALRLRDKFGGEVTVLTMGPPMASESLRKALAIGADRAVLLTDRFFAGSDTLATTYALAQAIRKVEQTFGKQDIVFTGKQTIDGDTAQVGPGIAKRLGLLQLTYVSKLVECDPEKREVVVERRAEGGVQVLKTSMPCLITMIEGSNEVRRGAFEDSLRAARAEIVTWSAKDAEIEDLTKCGLKGSPTIVKKVFAPAPRSEKAAFVEPEKTAPDSAEALITAIFARHPSLESDLTKLASGL from the coding sequence ATGAAGATCCTCGTTTGCATCAAGCAGGTTCCCGACAGCGCGCAAATTCGCGTGCATCCGGTCACCAATACGATCATGCGGCAGGGCGTGCCGACGATCATCAATCCTTATGATCTCTTCTCGCTCGAAGAGGCGCTGCGTCTGCGCGACAAATTCGGCGGCGAGGTGACGGTTCTCACAATGGGACCGCCCATGGCGTCGGAGTCGCTCCGCAAGGCGCTCGCCATTGGCGCCGACAGGGCCGTGCTCCTCACCGACCGCTTCTTCGCGGGCTCCGACACGCTCGCCACCACCTATGCGCTCGCACAGGCGATCCGCAAGGTCGAGCAGACCTTCGGCAAGCAGGATATCGTCTTCACCGGCAAGCAGACGATCGACGGCGACACGGCGCAGGTCGGCCCCGGCATCGCGAAGCGGCTGGGGCTCCTCCAGCTCACTTACGTCTCGAAGCTCGTCGAATGCGATCCGGAAAAGCGCGAGGTCGTCGTCGAGCGCCGCGCGGAAGGCGGCGTGCAGGTTCTCAAGACGTCCATGCCCTGTCTGATCACCATGATCGAGGGCTCCAACGAGGTGCGCCGCGGCGCCTTCGAGGACTCGCTTCGCGCCGCGCGGGCGGAGATCGTCACCTGGAGCGCCAAGGATGCGGAGATCGAGGATCTCACCAAATGCGGCCTGAAAGGGTCGCCGACGATCGTGAAGAAGGTTTTCGCGCCGGCGCCACGTTCGGAGAAGGCGGCTTTCGTCGAGCCGGAGAAGACCGCGCCCGACTCCGCCGAGGCGCTCATCACGGCGATCTTCGCGCGTCATCCCTCGCTTGAATCCGACCTGACCAAGCTCGCTTCGGGACTCTAA
- a CDS encoding electron transfer flavoprotein subunit alpha/FixB family protein — protein MSATPPPATRAAAKKELPEHFRDYKHVWVFVELERGEVHPVSWELLGEGRKLADKLGVELASVILGGGDGGARAAAAESFCYGADVAYLVEHPVLEDYRNESYAKAMTQLVNTHKPEILLLGATNLGRDLAGSVATTLLTGLTADCTELAVDADGSLAATRPTFGGSLLCTIYTLNYRPQMATIRPRVMAMPERAADRVGRVVPFTPDLSEDDIITKLLRFVPDRDSNKSNLAFADVVVAGGIGLQSAENFQLVRNLASVLGAEFGCSRPLVQKGWVPSERQIGQTGKTIRPKLYIAAGISGAIQHRVGVEGADCIVAINTDKNAPIFDFAHVGIVTDAIRLLPALTEAFRQRLSPHQRDRLAG, from the coding sequence ATGTCTGCAACCCCGCCGCCCGCCACACGCGCCGCCGCGAAAAAGGAATTGCCGGAGCATTTCCGCGATTACAAACATGTCTGGGTGTTCGTCGAGCTCGAGCGCGGCGAGGTCCATCCGGTTTCATGGGAGCTGCTCGGCGAAGGCCGCAAACTGGCAGACAAGCTCGGCGTCGAGCTCGCGAGCGTGATCCTCGGCGGAGGTGACGGCGGAGCGCGTGCGGCGGCCGCGGAGTCGTTTTGCTACGGCGCCGATGTGGCCTATCTCGTCGAACATCCGGTGCTCGAGGATTACCGCAACGAATCCTATGCGAAGGCGATGACGCAGCTCGTCAACACGCATAAGCCGGAGATTCTGCTGCTTGGCGCGACGAATCTGGGTCGCGACCTCGCCGGCTCGGTGGCGACGACGCTGCTGACGGGCCTTACGGCCGACTGCACCGAGCTCGCGGTCGACGCGGATGGCTCGCTCGCCGCCACGCGGCCGACCTTCGGCGGCTCCCTGCTCTGCACGATCTATACGCTGAACTATCGCCCGCAGATGGCGACAATCCGCCCGCGGGTGATGGCCATGCCGGAACGCGCCGCGGATCGCGTCGGGCGCGTTGTACCCTTCACCCCCGATCTCTCGGAAGATGACATCATCACCAAGCTGCTGCGCTTTGTTCCGGATCGCGACTCCAACAAGAGCAACCTCGCCTTCGCCGATGTCGTCGTCGCCGGCGGCATCGGTCTGCAGAGCGCGGAGAACTTCCAGCTGGTGCGCAATCTCGCCTCGGTGCTGGGCGCGGAATTCGGCTGCTCGCGGCCGCTGGTGCAAAAGGGCTGGGTTCCGTCCGAGCGTCAGATCGGCCAAACGGGAAAGACGATCCGTCCGAAGCTTTATATCGCCGCCGGCATATCTGGCGCGATCCAGCATCGCGTCGGCGTCGAGGGGGCCGATTGCATCGTCGCCATCAATACCGACAAGAACGCGCCGATCTTCGACTTCGCTCATGTGGGAATCGTCACCGACGCCATCAGACTCCTCCCGGCGCTAACCGAGGCGTTCCGTCAGCGGCTTTCGCCCCACCAGCGTGACCGGCTTGCAGGCTAA